The following DNA comes from Xiphophorus hellerii strain 12219 chromosome 5, Xiphophorus_hellerii-4.1, whole genome shotgun sequence.
tgtttatttcagttaattttcATGAAAACCCACGATTTGTTACATTCTTGGAAAATTACTGTATTAAGATCAATAAGCATAACtttgaaagcaaaaatgttaTGGCCTGCACACAATCATTGGGAAAATTGATGACTGTTGGCAGCATAGACAATGAATTCCTTAACAAGGATGATCAGCCACAAAAGGTTATTGCTCAAGATGTTGGCTGTGCAGTTTGCAAAATGTGTGCAAAGCTCCTGGAAGTTCAATTTCTACAGCCAGTGATAATTTGAAGACTATGATTATCTCCTGGTGTTGATCTGCTGTATTTTATTAACTCTAAAGTCAGAGCAGCCATCTAACAGGATGTTTCATTGCACTTCACTGTTGACCAGCTTTATAGACATGGTAATTTACAGTAATTATCCAATTGGACATGATGTCTTCCCACATTGTCAAAGCTAGTTCAGCAATAACAACCATGGTGTCACTGTGCTTGATTTGTAAGCAAACCGGCCGTACCAAACCAAAACTCCACAGAGAATCCATGGAGCACAGAGGATGACACCAGAACCAACAGTGCAGATGAGATGAAGGCTGAGGTTTCTCGACTCACAGTAGTTAATGCAAAACTAACTCCAACTAAGAATGGAGTGCAAATACTGCATTTTACACAGTCCTGCTTTTCAGAAGTCTGTCTGGACACTGaagttcttttttgtttctaacGACCTAATTATATATTTACAGTTTCAGAGAACTGaaatttgggttttcattatctgtaagccACAATCatcacaatgaaaaaaaaattaataaaagtatgaaaattATTCtgcaatgtatttttaatataaacttcactttttgaatgaagttattaaaatagatgtttttgatgatattcTGCTCCCTTTATTGTTTAATGCACTATACAACCAACTTAAATTTATGTACACTATCCCTGATCTGTTTTGCACTATAGTGTTGAAACGGTCAAATGTACGTTAAAGCAGGCACAAATTTGTtaacaaatctgttttgttgATAGTTACTTTATAATTTGCaagttttatataaaatcaaattaaatttgtatACATTTGCTGTAATaggaagtaaaacattttagatcctTCTTAGTTTTCTTCAAGCTGTAGAGAAAGCCTGAAAATAGCATGTTTCCGTGTATCGGTgcctttttaaaacctttttctctttggaaAACACTACAAAGTTCAAAGGCaaaatcatttctaaaaaaattttataagGGGTTTTGGTGGATGAATCTTAGTCGAATCATGCTTTTTGTGGGTCGTTTTCTAGTGTAGTACCACATTTTACCACAAGGGGGCGAACAAACCGGAAGCAGGAAATGTCGTCAATTGACGGGCGAAATTCAAACTCCTGTGACCAAACATCCTTAAGGTAAGTGTTTCTTCATTCAACTTTATGGTTTACGTCTGTTTCTAACAGGATAAGGTAATTTTAAAGCATAGAGAGGAGTTAATCGTCTGTACCGAATGACATTGTAGCACTGTAACTTTactttatttcaacaataattTTCTGGCTGCGCAAACGCAAGTTAGCAGCCAGAAAACGTTAGCTGCATGGCACTGAAAAGAaggttaaaaccaaaataaaaatgtttcgaAGGTTTGTGTTGTACGTTGATGTCGGCGGTGAGGTGATAAGTGAATCTGTTTCCGCAGATTGTGGATTATCTTGAGGTCGCTGGAACAAGGAGGATGCCTGTGGAGAGGACGGAACACCGCGGAGCCGCTGAGCTCCACAAATATTATGAGGTCTATGAGACTATCGGCTCAGGTGCTGTGTTAAAGTGTTTCATGTGTGTGTCGATTCGTCCCGAATGTGGGGGTTCTGAACCTTGTTTATTTTGCAGGCGGCTTTGCTAAAGTTAAACGGGGCCGACACCTGCTGACAGGAGAAAAGGTTGCCATCAAGATCATGAATAAAAAAGATCTCGGGGTGAGGCACAAATagacattttcattaaaactgTCCAGACATGAATTTGGTTTTGGTACGAAAatgttcacttaaaaaaaaaaaaaaaaaaaagcacaattattttttacaacccACTAGTGAGGCTTCATAATGCTGCTCTCCCTCCTGATTGATGAGATACAAAGGAAATGAGAGCCAATAGTAATAATGATGGTGATTGTTGGCAGGTTCACTTTTGGCACCGCGTTAAATGTGACATACACCAAACACAGTTTGACTTCGTGGTGTTCCTCCTTTGTTTGAAGGAGACACACAACTTTTATTTGACACGCGTGTGTTAAATTAGTCAGGTCACGTGACGCACGATAAACCAAtaggaaagcaaaaaaaacaaacaaatgagagCATTAAAAAATTCATAATGTCAACAGTGATAAATAGAAACAATAAGAAAATGCAGAATTGGAGTccagataaataaatgatgcatGAAAAAGGGGAAGAATGTTTTTGGCGTCAAGATCTGTTTAACTGTTAATCAGACCAGTCTCACTTCCAGCCAAAAAACTATGCTATGGTAACCAtactatatatttttaatggttCATGATAAGTTTATTCTTAGggaatgtattttaatgggCTTAGCCAGTCATTTGTTTGAAGTGGAGAGATCCTCCACATAAGTCATTGGATGTTTATTCTTCAAGTTCTATAGTTTGATCTTGCATGCAATTAATTATTGTGTTAATATTAAGGGTTTAAGTTACTAAGACAGGAAACGGTGATACTAAAAAGAGTTTTGCTGccagagacaaagaaaatgagtGCCAACAGTAATAATGTTGTGCTGCTCTTTCAAATTTGTTGTACAAATGTCAGCATGGTTTTTACACAGGATTTTagctttttgcaaaaaataacagtcaaaactaaattaaatattattatttgttctGTAAAGAAATacccattcattcattcaaaaaGCTAAATGATCATCGTTCCACTCAGGATGACTTGCCGCGTGTTAAGGTGGAGATAGAAGCCATGAAGAACCTCAGTCATCAACATGTCTGCAGACTCTACCATGTCATAGAAACGTCAACACAGATCTTCATGGTGCTTGAGGTAACTCCCCTCCAACTTTACACTCACTGTAAATGGTAGAGATTATGACATGagttttttatataattatctCTTTTGTTGGGTCATGGGTCAGTACTGCCCTGGTGGGGAGCTGTTTGATTACATCATAGCCAAGGACCGACTGTCAGAGCAAGAGACCAGGGTGTTCTTCAGACAGATTGTCTCAGCAATGGCCTACGTCCACAGCCAAGGATACGCTCATAGGGACCTTAAACCGGTACTAACTGCAGTTGCATACCTGAATGTGAAGTAATGCAACTAAAGCTAAATCAAGTTGTTTCTCTTCCCTGTAGGAAAATTTGCTGATTGATGAGGACCATAACTTGAAGCTCATAGACTTTGGCCTATGCGCCAAACCAAAGGTACATATGCTGCTGCATCCTCTGAATCATTCTTTGTGATGAAGGcaattataaatttatttaaactattaTTAATAATTCTACGGTATCTTGTTTTTCCTAGTTTGCAACAATAGCCActgtgtattgttttttttaaatttacatttcttggggtttttttctttcaggggGGTTTAGGTTATGAGCTAATGACATGTTGTGGGAGCCCTGCATATGCTGCTCCGGAGCTCATTCAGGGAAAAGCATATATTGGTTCAGAGGTAAGACATTTGCAAAGCTCtaactttaaaatgttggaCTTTGGTTTTTGTAAGATCCATTTGACCCAGCTTGACTTGCTCTCTGTAAGAATGATTTCACAACTCTGCTCTTTGATGTTTGTCCTGATCATATTTTCTGGTGCATAACTCATAGCAGCTGAGCTGTGAAATCCTGTCTGTTACACTTGGTGCTGACATGCTGCTGTGTGATGTCTAATGTCCAGGCTGATGTATGGAGTATGGGAGTGCTGCTGTTCGCTCTACTCTGTGGATATCTTCCCTTTGATGATGACAACTGCATGATCCTTTACAGAAAGATTATGGTATGTGATGTACAATTTCTGTTGAATATAAAGCAGTTCCAGTCTAATTTACAACAAGACTAGCCTTGCAGTTGAGACCACCTGACCCGAACCAGACGAGACCAAGTCTATAAAGAGGTTAGAGCGAGACCAAGATAAACAAACTATTAGATTACTGCTGCAGTCTTAACAAGATAGGGAAGTATAGTTGTTGCACTATTGTTCTTTCTTTCCACGTTGTTGGAAGAGCAGAGAAACATACACATATTTGCACTGGGAATTGTTTttcccatttgtttttttatcctcaCTGTCACACCATCGGTACGTAGATGCATCAAGgagcactttttaaattttcaaagtAAAGCACTTGGTTGCATTTGAATAGATGGTGGTTATTTATTTGCTATTTAACCTTATTACTctcaacattttaattataacCATTAGGTTAATTTGAATTAACTTTTAACCCTgagctttttattcttctttttccaGAGGGGTAAATATGACAACCCACAGTGGCTCTCACCAGGCAGTATCATCCTTCTCAACCAAATGATGCAGGTGTGTATTTAGTATGACTTCTTcatacttgtttttatttttaattttctgttttctcttagCTACGGTTTTCTagtatttaaactatttttagaagaaatcaaagaacttaaaattatttagccCTGTGGTTTTATTGGGTTACCATATAACTCATGTCTGTCGTATACAGCAGTGGattccttgaactttttcagtttgtcacGTTTAAGCACAAATCTCAGTATATTTTGAGATTTATGAAGCAAATAAATGCATAATAGTgatgaaaagggaaaaaaaagtgattttgaaaCTTATGCCTAGAAAAATCAATCAGcaacaaactttttttgttgttttgctgatTCTATGCATgaataaaatggttaaattatgttttcagcATGTAGTCAAGTACTTCAGAGTTGCCAATGACCTAATtatgaaacagagaaacatctaaaaGCTGAAGGACaccagccctcgaggactggagttggtTACATGTGCACATAACATGTATTATAATGGCTCAGTCAATCCAATTACTTGTATAAACTGATAACAGACTCTGCTCATCAAATTTGAACTGAACTTGAGCTGTTTTGAACAGATTGAGGAAATGTCTATGTCAAGGCAGTGTCTTACTGcagtaaaatgtggtttaacaAAGGCTTTGCTCACTGGGGCTAAATACAAACGCAagctacacttttcagatttatattggaaaaaaaaaaaaatcataaatcatgtataatttttctttcacttcagtaattttctgcataaattcttcctgtcacataaaatacaaataaaaggaCATTAAAGTGTATGGTTATAACGTGACAAGAtgtgaataaaatgaaagatttgacaacttttgaaaggcactgtGAATTTACTAAATGATTGTAAAATAGAGACGCGCATGTTTCACATAAAACATCATGCTGCCTTTAGACCAAGGGTTTGTTTTTGCCCACTGAGGTGTTGTTTCTGCTCATGCCCTCTAGGTGGACCCCAAGCGTCGCCTGACAGTCAGACAGCTCCTGGATCACCCCTGGGTGATGAAGGACTACAACAGCCCTGTAGAGTGGCTCAGCAGGCAGCCGGTACAGGCAGCCAGAAAGCAGCGAATCTCTGTTACAAACTCCTCACTTAATTTGGTTCAGAACGAGCAGTCTCTCACCCAACCACCGACCCactcagattttaatttttttttttttgtaggttgCCTACATAGATGAGGACTGTATCACTGAGATGGCGGTAAACATGAAGCGATCACGAGAAAGCACCGCAGCGCTGGTgaaggaggtgtgtgtgtgttactaaTACTTGTGCCTCCCAGCTTGTTGCCGTTTGTTTGCTTTATGATTGTGTTCTCGGCTCATATAGTTTGTGAGAGCAAACTCTCGCAGCTTCCTTTAGATGTGTAGCTTAATAGATTTGACCTCCCACAGTGGAAGTACGATCAGGTCACAGCCAcctacctgctgctgctgtccaaGAAGCAGAAGGGGAAGCCTGTTCGCCTTCGCCCTGAGGCGCGCCTCTGTGAGGACTCTCCTCTGCACCAAGGACTGCAGGTAACATGCAGGACCCGACCAGCTATGCTATTTTTAGAACATCACAAAGTTggatatttagtttaaaaaaaaataataataattttatttacttaattattcaaaataaaaatgtaattaaggATTTTTCCCCCCAACTTTCAGAAAAGAGAAGCTCTTCACTTCAGTGAAGACGAAGACGCTGTCATTATCGGGTCTTTGGACTTTTACTCAGACTATATTGATGATTCTCCCTGGGTGTCAGTTCGACAGCACAAAACGCAGGCAGGCAGAGGTCGGcaagatgaaaacaaagataTGGTATGAGATATCTTTAGTTTTCTTTACATGTGCAGTGGAGTAGATACACAATAACAAACCTGATGAGTAAAAGGTGGCAGAAGAGCCTTTCCGATTACCCTTCTGTAATGAACATGTAACCACAAACCTCACTCCATTGATGAGTTTGTCATTCACATCTTCCAAGGTTTGTGAAATCACAGGTCTTGTGCGATTTCCAACCCTGCAGCTAGGGTCAGATCCTAAAACTCACAGCCTTTACCTGAGCAAAATGAGTAGGAGGAATTTTCATTGTATTTGGCTCATGACGCCTGTCCAAATGCATTTTGTCCTTtaaatgcaagaaaataaatattttatgtataattcAGACAATGACACACCGGGCAGTTACTTCAGTAACCATTTTTGTTATTGCTACTATAAACTTTTTAAGTagtttaaaaagcacaaaaaatgtcaaaatttcagAGTAAAGCATGGCATCAACACACACAGTAAAGATGTTAGCCCATAAAATACAGCAATAAAGCAGCCAATTGCTCGCTGGCTAATCCATGCACCGTTATTGGCCAATGCTACTTCTATTGCATAAAAGTGATTGGGCAGTGTACACAAAGACTATATGTCAGTACAGGAgccattttcaaacattataaTCACCTTtttaaagtgtgtgtttttattattaatttattttttcaaagcaaaaacagaaaaagtctcCAGTGGAAATAATTTTTCTTGGTACTAAAATCATGAAAAAGTGGTCTACAGtgtcaaaatgtggaaaaggcaCATTTCTGCCACCTTGAGACAACACCACAGTTCAAATATTGACTCCTTAACATGAACATGCTAtcataaaaaaattctgtttgtgATTCTGAAGAAACTCACATCACCATTAGCGGAAAAGAGAGATGTGTTCACCCCGACCCCAGGAAGCGCGGTGACGCCACAACACCGTGAGAGGAAGGAGAGGGACCAGGAGAACAAGGAGAACATTGCTGAAGAGAAAGGAGTCGATGTATTTGCTCTGCCTCACCCTCGAACCCCGGCGTCCAGTAAGAAGAATCGACCCAACAAGAACGTGCTGAACACACccaatcaaaacacaaactgcaATGGTACCAAAGCCAGTGTGGCCACACCTAAAGGCAAGTGGCGTTTTATTGTTTGTAAACCAGCGAAAGTAATTGAGTACAGACAATACAGAACctaagaaaatgtatttgtacaGTAATTGTTTGTTCAGCCTAACAAGGGGTTGAAGTAAACTCCACATTAGATTAAATTTACATTAATGAAC
Coding sequences within:
- the melk gene encoding maternal embryonic leucine zipper kinase: MPVERTEHRGAAELHKYYEVYETIGSGGFAKVKRGRHLLTGEKVAIKIMNKKDLGDDLPRVKVEIEAMKNLSHQHVCRLYHVIETSTQIFMVLEYCPGGELFDYIIAKDRLSEQETRVFFRQIVSAMAYVHSQGYAHRDLKPENLLIDEDHNLKLIDFGLCAKPKGGLGYELMTCCGSPAYAAPELIQGKAYIGSEADVWSMGVLLFALLCGYLPFDDDNCMILYRKIMRGKYDNPQWLSPGSIILLNQMMQVDPKRRLTVRQLLDHPWVMKDYNSPVEWLSRQPVAYIDEDCITEMAVNMKRSRESTAALVKEWKYDQVTATYLLLLSKKQKGKPVRLRPEARLCEDSPLHQGLQKREALHFSEDEDAVIIGSLDFYSDYIDDSPWVSVRQHKTQAGRGRQDENKDMKLTSPLAEKRDVFTPTPGSAVTPQHRERKERDQENKENIAEEKGVDVFALPHPRTPASSKKNRPNKNVLNTPNQNTNCNGTKASVATPKGCEIASKDQNKNRATENDSANLEVLAFSPERRSRSLDMAASGDSGKKKRGGKVFGSLERGLDKVITMLTPSKRRALRDTPRKIKAQYNVTLTSQTNPDQVLNQILSILPEKNVDFTQKGYALKCQTWDDYGKVAMAFELEVCLLQRPEVVGVRRQRLKGDAWVYKHLVEDILSTSSI